In Plasmodium vinckei vinckei genome assembly, chromosome: PVVCY_13, a single genomic region encodes these proteins:
- a CDS encoding protein kinase, putative → MFFLTNPFEKKKNNVIFRAKLEEKLNEYLCNGTIISGDNSFDDEKKKIKQGDISQIKITNEFVNNCNTNLLINILKINKKLKVCYDVKYNVVYSLLLKSFEKRSNICINTKSKKCKPMINVYKIKRKNISYFMNQYHIIKCIYSSEYGNTYYCKNVIDNKKYCIKLFYLRLCLKDNCPYYINNKVYLTNYFYKILSEIFFLNYLENNNIINIEHIFYDEKNEIMFTIFPYIKHQSMYYKKKHKIYSIYNKKLLRLENQKFKIHLYSENFIKYIFLNIYNTINYLLQKNVAYLDLKPDNILLTHKNPDTIESYEVSFTKNKKIEKLNKVHIPPSSKVSNIDITLHTKFKEQIKESYTKDEYIKTIYANKIFLTTEKTKKTITPKNNIHSYCSYTNLKPEKLKKNKKIKYIYNVNLSKSFEYDKNVKRIFFTKNKLDAFFFAPHNTTTHIQTFIQQKNKRNKSYILDKSQNNLYKKYEKRKNPNNALSPNKTYINKIKNLSIFKYNQKHSINFLKFYWLYFNIGKPCDINNDFLVYLDLYFFNKYYNKIENIYTDILSMDRNQYIEISAIKTRDGNICEKEKKENIDDNDKNVYKEKIQSLDIVPTDDMEKQLCLSKHEVNYNNSIKLIDFDACTFIIKSFNTYTRETDMFNSFESLFPDINKKITLSKKQAYNFGSVLYTFIFGIPPYHGKDIFEVYDNMKNSNLYFPKYRKINTNLKNLLR, encoded by the exons atgttctTTTTAACGAATccatttgaaaaaaaaaaaaacaatgtTATATTTAGAGCAAAATTAGAAGAGAAACTAAATGAATACTTATGCAACGGTACTATAATATCCGGGGATAATTCTTTcgatgatgaaaaaaaaaaaataaaacaaggAGATATTTcccaaataaaaatcacTAATGaatttgttaataattgCAACACGAATTTActtataaacattttaaaaattaataaaaaattaaaagtgTGTTACGATGTAAAGTACAATGTTGTTTATAGTCTTTTGTTAAAAAGTTTTGAAAAAAGGtcaaatatatgcattaacACCAAAAGTAAGAAATGTAAGCCCATGATAAATgtctataaaataaaaagaaaaaatatatcttattttatgaatcaataccatataataaaatgcatatattctAGCGAATATGGAAACACatattattgtaaaaatgttatagataataaaaaatactgtataaaacttttttatCTAAGATTATGCTTAAAAGATAACTGTCCATactatattaataataaagtgtatttaacaaattacttttataaaatattaagtgaaatatttttcctaaattatttagaaaataataatataattaatattgaacacatattttatgatgaaaaaaatgaaattatgttcactatttttccatatattaAACACCAATCtatgtattataaaaaaaaacataaaatatattctatctataataaaaaattactaCGATTAGAAAatcaaaaatttaaaatacatCTATATTcagaaaattttattaagtatatttttttaaatatatacaatacaattaattatttgctacaaaaaaatgtagcGTATTTAGACTTAAAACCTGACAACATTCTTTTAACCCATAAAAATCCTGACACAATAGAATCTTATGAAGTTTCATTTacgaaaaataaaaaaatcgaaaaacTAAATAAGGTCCACATACCACCTAGCTCTAAAGTAtcaaatatagatataacCCTTCATACAAAATTCAAAGAGCAAATAAAAGAATCATATACCAAAgatgaatatattaaaaccATTTAtgctaataaaatttttcttACCACCGAAAAAACCAAAAAAACGATTAcaccaaaaaataatatacacaGTTATTGTTCCTATACAAACTTAAAACCCgaaaaactaaaaaaaaataaaaaaattaaatatatatacaatgtAAATTTGTCCAAATCTTTtgaatatgataaaaatgttaaaagaatattttttactaaaaacaaattagacgcatttttttttgcgcCTCACAATACCACCACACATATACAAACTTTTAttcaacaaaaaaataaacgtAATAAATCTTATATCCTAGATAAatcacaaaataatttatataaaaaatatgaaaaaagaaaaaaccCAAATAATGCACTATCCCCCAATAAAAcctacataaataaaataaaaaatctatcaattttcaaatataatcAGAAACATTCTATTAACTTTTTGAAGTTCTATTGgctatattttaatattggGAAACCATGtgatattaataatgactttttagtatatttagatctgtatttttttaacaaataCTATAATAAAATCGAGAATATATACACAGATATATTATCTATGGATAGAAATCaatatattgaaataaGTGCTATCAAAACACGTGATGGAAATATTTGTGagaaggaaaaaaaagaaaatatagatgataatgacaaaaatgtatataaagaaaaaatccAAAGTCTCGATATTGTTCCAACTGATGATATGGAGAAACAATTGTGTCTTTCAAAACATGAagttaattataataattctatCAAATTAATAGATTTTGATGCATGcacttttattataaaatcattTAATACTTACACCCGCGAAACTGATATGTTTAACTCCTTTGAATCCTTGTTTCctgatattaataaaaaaatcacaCTTTCCAAAAAACAGGCATACAACTTTGGTTCAGTTCTCTATACCTTTATATTCGGAATTCCTCCATATCA tgGCAAAGATATATTCGAAGTTTATGACAACATGAAAAATAGCAACCTATATTTCccaaaatatagaaaaattaataccaacttaaaaaatttactaAGGTAa
- a CDS encoding proteasome subunit alpha type-1, putative has protein sequence MYRNLYDTDNIIYSPEGRLYQVEYANEATKQGTCAVAIKSKEFVVVCGLKKCISKLSYHQEKLFKIDDYIGVTMSGITSDAKVLTKYMRSECLTHKFLFDENLNIEKLVKKVADKYQKNTQKSSKRAFGVGLIISGYFNEPHIFETKSNGSYFEYEALSFGARSHASKTYLEKNLHLFEESSLDDLIIHCLKALKCSLSSETELTADNTSLAIVGKDKPWEEMPYVELIDYLTKVNSEKRTEDSQDNVENSGN, from the exons ATGTATAGAAATTTGTATGATACAgacaatattatttattctcCTGAAG GGAGGTTATACCAAGTAGAATATGCAAATGAAGCAACAAAACAAGGAACCTGTGCAGTGGCTATAAAATCTAAGGAGTTTGTG gTGGTTTGTGGTTTAAAGAAATGTATTAGTAAACTTTCCTATCATCAAGAAAAGCTATTTAAAATAGATGACTATATAGGTGTAACAATGAGTGGCATAACTTCTGATGCCAAAGTATTAACGAAATATATGAGAAGTGAATGTTTAActcataaatttttatttgatgaaaatcttaatatagaaaaattagTTAAAAAAGTAGCAGAcaaatatcaaaaaaatacccAAAAAAGTAGTAAAAGAGCTTTTGGTGTTGGATTAATAATATCTGGGTATTTTAATGAGCCACACATTTTTGAAACTAAATCAAATGGATCttattttgaatatgaAGCATTATCCTTTGGTGCAAGATCTCATGCATCAAAAActtatttagaaaaaaatttacatttatttgaGGAATCGTCATTAGATGATTTGATTATACACTGTTTAAAAGCTTTGAAATGCTCACTTTCTAGTGAAACCGAACTAACTGCTGATAACACATCTTTAGCTATTGTTGGAAAAGATAAACCATGGGAAGAAATGCCATATGTTGAATTGATTGATTATTTGACAAAGGTAAATAGTGAAAAAAGGACTGAAGATAGTCAGGATAATGTTGAAAACAGTGGAAACTAA
- a CDS encoding trailer hitch homolog, putative encodes MSSVSTLPYIGSKISLISNSEIRYEGILYTINTHESTVALQNVRSYGTEGRRQPDIPASNEVYDFIIFRGKDIKDVTVSEAPKTIPDDPAIVSMNIAPSTKNNIGDNLNYNNNVNNINKPLNVQNNMIPPNERNMNLNNRRYYNRHNYNYYNGNMNHNANHNNNHNNNRHYNNFKYKNYRNYDRQPYVIGELESQPNPVLKSKFSPDFDFNSNNLKFDKTNIIDEKDKDALTANSSMQVGGYDKKSSFFDNISCETLDKQQGKDEKVDREKLRMLDVDTFGIAAAHYRTNMHNRNNNRNKGRNTRNNKMMGNFNYSYYNRNQNPFNRYPAY; translated from the coding sequence ATGTCTTCTGTATCAACCTTACCATATATAGGAAGTAAAATTTCTTTAATCTCAAACTCAGAAATTAGATATGAAGGGATTTTGTATACGATAAACACACACGAATCTACTGTTGCATTGCAAAATGTTAGATCATATGGCACAGAAGGTAGAAGACAACCTGATATTCCTGCCTCAAATGAAGtatatgattttataatatttcgagggaaagatataaaagatGTTACAGTAAGTGAAGCCCCTAAAACGATACCTGATGATCCGGCAATAGTATCAATGAATATTGCGCCATCAacgaaaaataatataggagataatttaaattataacaacaatgtaaacaatattaataaaccATTAAAtgttcaaaataatatgattcCCCCAAATGAAAGAAATatgaatttaaataatagaagatattataataggcataattataattattataatggTAATATGAATCACAATGCAAACCacaataataatcataataacaataggcattataataattttaaatataaaaactatAGAAATTATGATAGACAACCATATGTTATTGGAGAATTGGAATCACAGCCAAATCCGGttttaaaaagtaaattTAGTCCAGACTTTGATTTTAActcaaataatttaaaatttgacAAAACGAATATAATCGATGAAAAAGACAAAGACGCATTAACTGCAAATAGTAGCATGCAGGTAGGAggatatgataaaaaatcgAGTTTCTTTGATAATATTAGTTGTGAAACATTAGACAAACAACAAGGAAAAGATGAAAAGGTGGACAGAGAAAAATTAAGGATGCTTGATGTTGATACTTTTGGTATAGCGGCCGCGCATTATAGGActaatatgcataatagaaataataacagAAATAAAGGGCGAAATACtaggaataataaaatgatgggaaattttaattatagtTATTATAACAGAAACCAAAATCCATTTAACAGATACCCAGCCtattag
- a CDS encoding cytochrome c oxidase assembly protein COX11, putative — translation MNKLKFFFSRLNIKRKNNVKNIFFVPSKREKFVTPYLFLSMSGLMFGLSFAFVPLYQLFCQSTGYGGTTQKTFDISELFNKKANKDRLIEVNFTSQSNMPWAFKPEQKSIIVKPGETVLAFYRAKNLLDKPVIGIALYHVLPDEAGLYFNKIQCFCFEEQMLNANEEIDLPVLFFIDPEILNDSRLKNLEKITLSYIFFESDSDIPEEYQHLSRAIAPKKKTEIQVI, via the coding sequence atgaataaactaaaatttttttttagtagattaaatattaaaagaaaaaataatgtaaaaaatattttttttgtaccAAGCAAAAGGGAAAAGTTTGTAACTCCctacttatttttatcgaTGTCAGGGCTTATGTTTGGTTTATCCTTTGCCTTTGTACCATTGTATCAATTGTTTTGCCAATCAACGGGTTATGGAGGAACTACACAAAAGACGTTTGATATAAGTgaactttttaataaaaaagcaaaTAAAGATAGGTTAATTGAAGTAAATTTTACAAGCCAATCTAATATGCCTTGGGCATTTAAACCAGAGCAAAAAAGTATTATTGTGAAGCCCGGGGAAACAGTATTAGCATTTTATAGGGCTAAAAATTTACTTGACAAACCCGTTATTGGGATAGCATTATATCATGTGTTACCAGATGAAGCTGGTTTGTATTTCAATAAAATTCAATGTTTTTGTTTTGAAGAACAAATGCTAAATGCAAATGAAGAAATTGATTTGccagttttattttttatagatcCTGAGATTTTAAATGATTCTCGATTAAAAAACTTAGAAAAAATTACcttatcatatattttttttgagtCAGATTCTGATATACCAGAGGAATATCAACACCTTTCGAGGGCAATTGCAccaaagaaaaaaacagaAATACAAgttatttga